The following are encoded together in the Halomonas halophila genome:
- a CDS encoding EscU/YscU/HrcU family type III secretion system export apparatus switch protein: MTERSRETRRQAVALAYQDAEGAPRVVAQGYGELAERIVEEARRQGVYVHDSPELVGLLMQLDLDEEIPPRLYQVVAELLVWVRELAEAPGATE; the protein is encoded by the coding sequence ATGACCGAGCGATCCCGGGAGACCCGACGCCAGGCGGTGGCGCTGGCCTATCAGGACGCCGAAGGCGCGCCGCGGGTGGTGGCCCAGGGCTATGGCGAACTGGCCGAGCGCATCGTCGAGGAAGCCCGGCGCCAGGGCGTCTACGTGCATGATTCGCCGGAGCTGGTGGGGCTGCTGATGCAGCTCGACCTGGACGAGGAGATTCCGCCGCGCCTCTATCAGGTGGTGGCCGAGCTGCTGGTCTGGGTGCGAGAACTGGCGGAGGCGCCCGGCGCCACGGAGTAG
- the flhD gene encoding flagellar transcriptional regulator FlhD, producing the protein MKTNPHVAEIRELNLGYLLLAQRLLHHDRAEAMFRLKIDDEMADLLTSLSAQQLSRLASTNQLLCHFGGESAEQLRQVVDNPRDQGLSHIHSSLLMASRSMLSEGGGHVD; encoded by the coding sequence ATGAAAACCAATCCGCACGTCGCCGAGATTCGCGAGCTGAATCTCGGCTATCTGTTGCTCGCCCAACGGTTGCTGCATCACGACCGCGCCGAGGCCATGTTCCGTCTCAAGATCGATGACGAAATGGCCGATCTGCTGACATCGTTGAGCGCGCAGCAGCTATCGCGCCTGGCCAGCACCAACCAGCTGTTGTGCCACTTCGGTGGTGAGAGCGCCGAGCAGCTGCGCCAGGTGGTCGACAACCCCCGTGATCAGGGGCTATCCCATATTCACTCCTCGCTGCTGATGGCCTCGCGCTCGATGCTGTCGGAAGGAGGTGGCCATGTCGACTAA
- the flhC gene encoding flagellar transcriptional regulator FlhC — protein MSTKSLLEELEQVQLAIDLIELGARLQVLETETDLSRARLIRLFKEVRGMSPPKGMLPFSTDWFITWMPNVHSSLFYNIYRRLLEDLGCQRMEAFIKAYRLYLEQVAIDDAEAVLGLTRAWTLVRFFESDQLQLSECGRCHGHFVAHAHSPSHDYVCGICQPPSRAGKTRKRRDQAAAADAASAKVVRQA, from the coding sequence ATGTCGACTAAGAGTCTGCTGGAGGAGTTGGAACAGGTGCAGCTCGCCATCGACCTGATCGAGCTGGGCGCCCGCCTCCAGGTGCTCGAGACCGAGACCGACCTCAGTCGTGCCCGGCTGATCCGGCTGTTCAAGGAGGTGCGCGGCATGTCGCCGCCCAAGGGCATGCTGCCGTTCTCCACGGACTGGTTCATCACCTGGATGCCCAACGTCCACTCCTCGCTGTTCTACAACATCTATCGGCGTCTGCTCGAGGATCTCGGCTGTCAGCGCATGGAGGCCTTCATCAAGGCCTATCGGCTGTACCTGGAGCAGGTGGCGATCGACGATGCCGAGGCCGTGTTGGGGCTGACCCGGGCCTGGACCCTGGTGCGCTTCTTCGAGAGCGACCAGCTCCAGCTCTCCGAGTGCGGCCGCTGCCACGGCCACTTCGTGGCCCATGCCCACAGCCCCTCCCACGACTATGTCTGCGGGATCTGTCAGCCGCCCTCCCGGGCCGGCAAGACTCGCAAGCGACGCGACCAGGCGGCGGCCGCCGATGCCGCATCGGCCAAGGTCGTACGCCAGGCCTGA
- the motA gene encoding flagellar motor stator protein MotA, whose amino-acid sequence MLILIGYLVVLITVFGGFVLAGGSLGPLFQPTELLMIGGGGLGAFIAANNGKALKASFRILPRLRRSKKYDKALYMELMALQYKLLAKIRRDGMLGIERDIDNPQESALFNEHPKVLADPTIMTFLTDYLRLMVSGSMDPMEIDELMLHEIEAFEQEAHIPADAIHKVGDAMPAFGIVAAVMGVVKALSASNADPEQMGVMIAHALVGTFLGILLGYGFILPLSSRIERQTKEVEKVLQCMRVTLLASLHGYAPQLAVEFGRKALHSQERPGFSELEEYVRESKAGVGSA is encoded by the coding sequence GTGCTGATCCTCATTGGTTATCTGGTTGTCCTGATCACGGTCTTCGGCGGCTTCGTGCTGGCCGGCGGCAGCCTTGGCCCACTTTTCCAGCCCACCGAGCTGCTGATGATCGGCGGCGGCGGTCTCGGCGCCTTCATCGCCGCCAACAACGGCAAGGCACTCAAGGCCTCGTTTCGCATCCTGCCGCGACTGCGCCGCTCCAAGAAGTACGACAAGGCGTTGTACATGGAGCTGATGGCGCTGCAGTACAAGCTGCTCGCCAAGATCCGCCGCGACGGCATGCTGGGCATCGAGCGCGATATCGACAATCCCCAGGAGAGCGCGCTGTTCAACGAGCATCCCAAGGTGCTCGCCGACCCGACCATCATGACCTTCCTCACCGACTATCTGCGCCTGATGGTCAGCGGCAGCATGGACCCCATGGAGATCGACGAGCTGATGCTCCATGAGATCGAGGCCTTCGAGCAGGAGGCGCACATCCCCGCCGATGCCATCCACAAGGTCGGCGATGCCATGCCCGCCTTCGGCATCGTCGCGGCGGTGATGGGCGTGGTGAAGGCGCTCAGCGCCTCCAACGCCGACCCCGAGCAGATGGGCGTGATGATCGCCCATGCGCTGGTCGGCACCTTCCTCGGCATCCTGCTCGGCTACGGCTTCATCCTGCCGCTGTCGAGCCGCATCGAGCGTCAGACCAAGGAGGTCGAGAAGGTGCTGCAGTGCATGCGCGTGACCCTGCTGGCCAGCCTGCACGGCTATGCGCCTCAGCTGGCGGTGGAGTTCGGCCGCAAGGCGCTGCACAGCCAGGAGCGTCCCGGCTTCAGCGAGCTCGAGGAATACGTGCGTGAATCCAAGGCGGGTGTGGGCAGCGCATGA
- the motB gene encoding flagellar motor protein MotB yields the protein MSQGDNRRPIIIRRKKVVQGHHGGSWKIALADFMTALMALFLVMWILSTSSPEQREGVADYFSTPLVAAITSGDRSAVSQNVIPGGGPDPTYQEGERARIDLRQQTRPSERQRRAFRDLQRRIEAAIEADPDLKELRDQLRFDMTPEGLRIQLLDNEQRPMFELGSARVAPYMHDLLYLIAPLLNELDNDLSISGHTDSLAYLNGQRGYGNWELSSARANASRRELVAGGLDADRLLRVAGFADQVTMPDTVPSDPINRRIELLVLFEVVSERIRSPRVVDGIGLPSTLGGGRQPSPDESPMERFNQRLNEALGPASSP from the coding sequence ATGAGTCAGGGGGACAATCGCCGGCCGATCATCATTCGGCGCAAGAAGGTCGTTCAGGGCCATCATGGTGGCAGCTGGAAGATCGCCCTGGCGGACTTCATGACCGCCCTGATGGCGCTGTTCCTGGTGATGTGGATCCTCTCCACCTCCAGCCCCGAGCAGCGCGAGGGCGTGGCCGACTACTTCAGCACGCCGCTGGTGGCGGCGATCACCAGCGGCGACAGGTCCGCCGTCAGCCAGAACGTGATTCCCGGCGGCGGGCCCGATCCGACCTATCAGGAAGGCGAGCGTGCGCGCATCGACCTGCGTCAGCAGACCCGCCCCAGCGAGCGGCAGCGCCGCGCCTTCCGCGATCTGCAGCGGCGCATCGAGGCGGCGATCGAGGCCGATCCGGACCTCAAGGAGCTGCGCGACCAGCTGCGCTTCGACATGACGCCCGAGGGGCTGCGCATCCAGCTGCTGGACAACGAGCAGCGGCCCATGTTCGAGCTCGGCAGCGCCCGGGTGGCGCCCTACATGCACGATCTGCTCTACCTGATCGCGCCGCTGCTCAACGAGCTGGACAACGACCTGAGCATCAGCGGCCACACCGACAGTCTGGCCTATCTCAACGGCCAGCGCGGCTACGGCAACTGGGAGCTGTCCTCCGCCCGCGCCAACGCCTCACGCCGCGAGCTGGTGGCTGGCGGGCTGGATGCCGACAGGCTGCTGCGCGTGGCGGGCTTCGCCGATCAGGTGACGATGCCCGACACCGTGCCGAGCGACCCGATCAACCGGCGCATCGAGCTGCTGGTGCTGTTCGAGGTCGTGTCCGAGCGCATTCGCTCGCCGCGGGTGGTCGATGGAATCGGCCTGCCGTCAACGCTGGGCGGCGGCCGCCAGCCGTCGCCCGACGAATCGCCGATGGAGCGTTTCAACCAACGACTCAACGAGGCCCTGGGCCCGGCATCATCGCCCTGA
- a CDS encoding chemotaxis protein CheW, translating into MDITDFYDTFFEEAEELLADMERHLLELDVDDPDAEQLNAIFRAAHSIKGGAGTFGFDVLQRTTHLFENLLDHARQGELTLRRDIVDTFLETKDMLHDQMDAYRNGDEPDQEAFARICETLKRLALEEIGQSLDGGEPAPKAAEPAPAPAPEPAPETAFETKPAPAEAPSQEGESRLTVSLLNVGDENRALLVEELEQLGTIESQAGDAACYRVTLATSVSAEDIEAVMCFIVEPDQLKIETAEAETNDASAAGERRLVVSLLKVGDKDRDQLLEELGQLGTVEGQSGDAACYRVTLSTSVSVEDIEAVMGFIVDADQLKIEREAESAPAAPAASETPAATEPEASGQDAPQPAAKPKAEKPKAAKADKPKSKAKSGGGESSSIRVSVEKVDQIINLVGELIITQSMLDQTVSELDNVNHSGLHNGMNLLQRNARDLQEAVMSVRMIPMDFVFSRFPRVVRETAGKLGKDIELVTEGAATELDKSLTERIIDPLTHLVRNSLDHGIESPDAREAAGKPRTGKLTLSAKHQGGNILIEVIDDGGGLNREKILAKARESELSVSDSMSDDEVWQLIFAPGFSTAQEVSDVSGRGVGMDVVKRNIQGMGGNVQIMSTPGEGTTIRIVLPLTLAILDGMSIKVGDEVFILPLSAVLESLQPSPDDLYAMAGDDVVLKVRDEYLPVVPVHEALDVTGAKTELAETIAVIVQGEGRRYALLVDELVGQQQVVVKNLETNYRKVPGVSAATILGDGSVALILDITDLHRLNRAKKEARRDARPAVSTTLNPKEVEPS; encoded by the coding sequence ATGGATATCACCGATTTCTATGACACCTTCTTCGAGGAGGCCGAGGAGCTGCTGGCCGACATGGAGCGCCATCTCCTCGAGCTCGACGTCGATGATCCGGACGCCGAGCAGCTCAACGCCATCTTCCGGGCGGCACACTCGATCAAGGGTGGCGCCGGCACCTTCGGCTTCGACGTCCTGCAGCGGACCACGCACCTGTTCGAGAACCTGCTGGATCACGCGCGCCAGGGCGAGCTGACGCTGCGCCGGGATATCGTCGACACCTTTCTGGAAACCAAGGACATGCTGCACGACCAGATGGACGCCTATCGCAACGGCGACGAGCCCGATCAGGAGGCCTTCGCCCGCATCTGCGAGACCCTCAAGCGCCTGGCGCTGGAGGAGATCGGCCAGTCGCTGGACGGCGGCGAACCCGCCCCCAAGGCCGCCGAGCCGGCACCTGCTCCGGCCCCCGAGCCCGCCCCTGAGACCGCTTTTGAGACCAAGCCGGCGCCCGCCGAGGCGCCGTCCCAGGAGGGCGAGAGCCGCCTGACGGTCTCGCTGCTCAACGTCGGCGACGAGAATCGCGCCCTGCTGGTGGAGGAGCTCGAGCAGCTCGGCACCATCGAGTCGCAGGCGGGCGACGCGGCCTGCTATCGCGTCACGCTGGCCACCTCGGTGAGCGCCGAGGACATCGAGGCGGTGATGTGCTTCATCGTCGAGCCCGACCAGCTCAAGATCGAAACCGCGGAGGCCGAGACGAATGATGCATCGGCCGCCGGCGAGCGCCGGCTGGTCGTGTCGTTGCTCAAGGTCGGCGACAAGGACCGCGACCAGCTGCTGGAGGAGCTCGGGCAGCTCGGCACCGTCGAGGGGCAGTCGGGCGACGCGGCCTGCTATCGGGTGACGCTCTCCACCTCGGTCAGCGTCGAGGACATCGAGGCGGTGATGGGCTTCATCGTCGATGCCGATCAGCTGAAGATCGAGCGGGAGGCCGAGTCGGCGCCCGCGGCACCGGCCGCCTCCGAAACGCCGGCGGCGACCGAGCCGGAAGCCTCCGGCCAGGACGCGCCGCAGCCGGCGGCGAAGCCCAAGGCAGAGAAGCCCAAGGCGGCGAAAGCCGACAAGCCCAAGTCGAAGGCCAAGTCCGGTGGCGGCGAGTCCTCCTCGATCCGCGTCTCGGTGGAGAAGGTCGACCAGATCATCAACCTGGTCGGTGAGCTGATCATCACCCAATCGATGCTCGACCAGACCGTCAGCGAGCTTGACAACGTCAACCACAGCGGCCTGCACAACGGCATGAACCTGCTGCAGCGCAACGCCCGCGACCTGCAGGAAGCGGTGATGTCGGTGCGCATGATCCCGATGGATTTCGTCTTCAGTCGCTTCCCCCGCGTGGTGCGCGAGACCGCCGGCAAGCTGGGCAAGGACATCGAACTGGTCACCGAGGGCGCGGCGACGGAGCTCGACAAGAGCCTTACCGAGCGCATCATCGACCCGCTCACCCATCTGGTGCGCAACAGCCTGGACCACGGCATCGAGTCGCCGGACGCCCGCGAGGCCGCCGGCAAGCCGCGCACCGGCAAGCTGACGCTCTCGGCCAAGCACCAGGGCGGCAACATCCTGATCGAGGTGATCGACGACGGCGGCGGCCTGAACCGCGAGAAGATCCTCGCCAAGGCGCGGGAGAGCGAGCTCAGCGTCTCCGACAGCATGAGCGACGACGAGGTCTGGCAGCTGATCTTCGCCCCGGGTTTCTCCACCGCCCAGGAGGTCAGCGACGTCTCCGGCCGCGGCGTGGGCATGGACGTGGTCAAGCGCAACATTCAGGGCATGGGTGGCAACGTCCAGATCATGTCCACCCCCGGGGAAGGCACCACCATTCGCATCGTGCTGCCGCTGACCCTGGCGATCCTCGACGGCATGTCGATCAAGGTCGGCGACGAGGTGTTCATCCTGCCGCTGTCCGCGGTGCTGGAGTCGCTGCAGCCGAGCCCCGACGACCTCTACGCCATGGCCGGGGACGACGTGGTGCTCAAGGTGCGCGACGAATACCTGCCGGTGGTGCCCGTGCACGAGGCGCTGGACGTCACCGGCGCCAAGACCGAGCTGGCCGAGACCATTGCCGTGATCGTCCAGGGCGAGGGCCGCCGCTACGCGCTGCTGGTGGATGAGCTGGTTGGCCAGCAGCAGGTGGTGGTGAAGAACCTCGAGACCAACTATCGCAAGGTGCCCGGCGTGTCCGCGGCGACCATCCTCGGCGATGGCAGCGTGGCGCTGATCCTCGACATCACCGATCTGCACCGTCTCAACCGAGCCAAGAAGGAGGCGCGGCGCGACGCCCGTCCCGCCGTCTCCACGACCCTGAATCCCAAGGAGGTAGAGCCGTCATGA
- the cheW gene encoding chemotaxis protein CheW, producing the protein MSIETTEAALAATEAENREFLVFSLGDEEYAIDILKVQEIRGYENVTRIANAPEFIKGVTNLRGVIVPIVDLRIKFHLENVEYGGQTVVIVLNVGERIVGIVVDGVSDVMTLTPEQIKPAPEFGVTLSSDFLSGLGSLEDRMLVLVDIDKLLTSQEMALVDSVSE; encoded by the coding sequence ATGAGCATCGAGACCACCGAAGCGGCCCTGGCCGCCACCGAGGCCGAAAACCGCGAATTCCTGGTGTTTTCGCTGGGCGACGAGGAATACGCCATCGATATCCTCAAGGTGCAGGAGATCCGCGGCTACGAGAACGTCACCCGCATCGCCAACGCCCCCGAATTCATCAAGGGCGTGACCAATCTGCGCGGTGTGATCGTGCCGATCGTCGACCTGCGCATCAAGTTCCATCTGGAGAACGTCGAGTACGGCGGCCAGACCGTGGTGATCGTGCTCAACGTCGGCGAGCGCATCGTCGGCATCGTGGTCGACGGCGTCTCCGACGTCATGACCCTGACGCCCGAGCAGATCAAGCCGGCGCCGGAGTTCGGCGTGACCCTGTCCTCCGACTTCCTCAGCGGCCTCGGCAGCCTCGAGGACCGCATGCTGGTGCTGGTGGACATCGACAAGCTGCTGACCAGCCAGGAGATGGCCCTGGTCGACAGCGTGAGCGAATAA
- a CDS encoding methyl-accepting chemotaxis protein: protein MRQLTTTTKLWATLGIIWLAMGLMMAWSAWENRQTMLEERRGALQDTVHLAQSLIAGQAERAAAGEISTDEAKARAAALIEDMEYDHGRGYLYVFDDDFAMQSHPRLAAGTDVGSFENVEGRLLFREFAEDVASDDGYVDYLWPHTEGSEPIPKSSYHERFAPWGWTIGTGVYIDDVNAAFMASLARSLMALLIIGVPVSLLMGWVIRGVTRSLGGDPRYAAASVRAIADGDLTREVRLRGGDERSLLFDIERMRRALVDTIGDIHRDSDAVHQDVEALGEGNDELATRTEQQAAALAQTASSMEQLTTTVGHNAEHAEQARAVADETAQGAERGRQAMGEVVNAIDAINASASEMSGIVDTIDSIAFQTNILALNASVEAARAGEEGRGFAVVAEEVRQLASRSAEATREIKALIDRADGQVVAGSRRVKETDEVIVGMVDDIRRLSGLVEEISTATGEQRQGIEQVGEAVTQMDRMTQQNAGLVEGNSDASQRLVARARGLRERVAHFRFVAGADVETPAALPAAAASAREAEPAMA from the coding sequence ATGCGCCAGCTGACAACGACAACAAAACTGTGGGCCACCCTGGGCATCATCTGGCTGGCCATGGGCCTGATGATGGCCTGGAGCGCCTGGGAGAATCGCCAGACCATGCTGGAGGAGCGCCGCGGGGCCCTCCAGGACACCGTCCATCTGGCCCAGAGCCTGATCGCGGGCCAGGCCGAGCGGGCCGCGGCCGGTGAGATCTCGACGGACGAGGCCAAGGCCAGGGCCGCGGCGCTGATCGAGGACATGGAGTACGACCACGGCCGCGGCTATCTCTACGTCTTCGACGACGACTTCGCGATGCAGAGCCACCCGCGCCTGGCCGCGGGCACCGACGTCGGAAGCTTCGAGAACGTCGAGGGTCGCCTGCTGTTCCGCGAGTTCGCCGAGGACGTGGCCAGCGACGACGGCTATGTCGACTACCTGTGGCCGCACACCGAGGGCAGCGAGCCGATTCCCAAGTCGTCCTACCACGAGCGCTTCGCGCCCTGGGGCTGGACGATCGGCACCGGCGTCTACATCGACGACGTCAATGCCGCCTTCATGGCGTCACTGGCCCGCTCGTTGATGGCGCTGCTGATCATCGGCGTGCCGGTCAGCCTGCTGATGGGATGGGTGATCCGTGGCGTGACCCGCTCGCTGGGGGGCGATCCCCGCTACGCCGCCGCCTCGGTGCGGGCCATCGCCGACGGCGATCTGACCCGGGAAGTGCGACTGCGCGGCGGCGACGAGCGCAGCCTGCTGTTCGATATCGAGCGCATGCGCCGGGCCCTGGTCGACACCATCGGCGACATCCATCGCGACAGTGATGCGGTGCATCAGGACGTGGAAGCGCTGGGCGAAGGCAACGACGAGCTGGCCACCCGCACCGAGCAGCAGGCCGCGGCGCTGGCCCAGACCGCCTCGAGCATGGAGCAGCTGACCACCACCGTTGGGCACAACGCCGAGCACGCCGAGCAGGCGCGCGCGGTGGCCGACGAGACCGCCCAGGGCGCCGAGCGGGGCCGCCAGGCGATGGGCGAGGTGGTCAACGCGATCGACGCCATCAATGCCAGCGCCAGCGAGATGAGCGGCATCGTCGATACCATCGATTCGATCGCCTTCCAGACCAACATCCTGGCGCTCAACGCCTCGGTGGAGGCGGCTCGGGCGGGCGAAGAGGGCCGCGGCTTCGCGGTGGTGGCCGAGGAGGTGCGCCAGCTGGCCAGCCGCTCGGCCGAGGCGACCCGGGAGATCAAGGCATTGATCGATCGCGCCGATGGTCAGGTCGTGGCGGGCAGCCGGCGCGTCAAGGAGACCGACGAGGTGATCGTCGGGATGGTGGATGACATCCGCCGTCTTTCCGGCCTGGTGGAGGAGATCTCCACCGCCACCGGCGAGCAGCGTCAGGGCATCGAGCAGGTCGGCGAGGCGGTCACCCAGATGGATCGCATGACGCAGCAGAACGCGGGCCTCGTCGAGGGCAACAGCGACGCCTCTCAGCGCCTGGTGGCGCGAGCACGAGGCCTGCGCGAGCGGGTGGCCCACTTCCGCTTCGTGGCGGGGGCCGACGTCGAGACGCCCGCCGCGCTGCCGGCGGCCGCGGCCTCGGCGCGCGAGGCCGAACCGGCCATGGCCTGA
- a CDS encoding methyl-accepting chemotaxis protein: MRKLLDNMTVRVSWSLVLALFAVLILVLSALGLYAVRYSEDSLRTLNEVNVDQQSSLNRANAQMLFAQTELRGLHARLGQAVWPEERESVQAEAAALGATLDEIEATFQDFLALPRQAGQDALIASIEEDFTALMDQGLRPQRQALEEGSAQAFADLNEDVDRLTQAFYTDAVAFFEASEANGAALYDDFFDLSRLMKGLMIAVLVIAALAIAVVMWGVTANVIRPLGRLVGYFERVEGGDLSQDIPQYGNNEIGRLYRSLDEMQRGLAATIGSVRSSGESIYAGSQSIASGNNDLSSRTEQQASSLQETASSMEELSSTVGQNADNAQQASQLAVEATRTAEEGGQVVGEVVSTMHEIQHSSQRVAEIIGTIDSIAFQTNILALNASVEAARAGEHGRGFAVVAEEVRSLASRSADASSEIRGLIEASVNQVEAGTARVDKAGQTMTEIVAAVQRVSDIMDEIAAASSEQSNGISQVNDAVTQMDQVTQQNATLVQQAASAATQLEAEAGRLRDVTGRFRLPSGAQAPNHEAARQDDLARWMPSLVAAGGQDGGRTPDSARGSQPPRQRDQDPNEEWESF, from the coding sequence GTGAGGAAGCTTCTCGACAACATGACCGTGCGGGTCAGCTGGAGCCTGGTGCTGGCGCTGTTCGCCGTGCTGATCCTGGTGCTCAGCGCCCTGGGGCTCTATGCGGTGCGCTACAGCGAGGATTCGCTGCGCACGCTCAACGAGGTCAACGTGGACCAGCAGTCCTCCCTCAACCGGGCCAATGCGCAGATGCTGTTCGCGCAGACGGAACTGCGCGGCCTGCATGCCCGGCTGGGGCAGGCGGTATGGCCGGAGGAGCGCGAGTCGGTGCAGGCCGAGGCGGCCGCGCTGGGCGCGACCCTCGACGAGATCGAGGCGACCTTCCAGGACTTCCTGGCGCTGCCGCGCCAGGCGGGGCAGGACGCGCTGATCGCGTCGATCGAGGAAGACTTCACGGCCCTGATGGACCAGGGACTCAGGCCCCAGCGTCAGGCCCTGGAGGAAGGCAGCGCCCAGGCCTTCGCCGACCTGAACGAGGACGTCGACCGCCTGACCCAGGCCTTCTACACCGATGCCGTGGCCTTCTTCGAGGCCTCGGAGGCCAACGGCGCCGCTCTCTACGACGACTTCTTCGACCTGTCGCGGCTGATGAAGGGGCTGATGATCGCCGTGCTGGTGATCGCCGCCCTGGCCATCGCGGTGGTGATGTGGGGCGTGACGGCCAACGTCATCCGCCCGCTGGGCCGCCTGGTCGGCTACTTCGAGCGGGTCGAGGGGGGAGACCTGTCCCAGGATATCCCGCAGTACGGCAACAACGAGATCGGCCGCCTCTATCGCTCGCTGGACGAGATGCAGCGGGGCCTGGCGGCGACGATCGGTAGCGTACGCAGCAGCGGCGAGTCGATCTACGCCGGCTCGCAGAGCATTGCCAGCGGCAACAATGATCTCTCGTCGCGCACCGAGCAGCAGGCCTCCTCGCTGCAGGAGACCGCCTCGAGCATGGAGGAGCTGTCCTCCACCGTCGGCCAGAACGCCGACAACGCCCAGCAGGCCAGCCAGCTTGCCGTCGAGGCCACGCGCACCGCTGAAGAGGGCGGCCAGGTGGTCGGCGAGGTGGTCTCGACCATGCACGAGATCCAGCATAGCTCCCAGCGGGTGGCCGAGATCATCGGCACCATCGACTCGATCGCCTTCCAGACCAACATCCTGGCCCTCAACGCCTCGGTGGAGGCGGCCCGGGCCGGCGAGCACGGCCGCGGCTTCGCGGTGGTGGCCGAGGAGGTCCGCAGTCTGGCCAGCCGCTCGGCGGACGCGTCCAGCGAGATCCGCGGCCTGATCGAGGCCTCGGTGAACCAGGTGGAGGCCGGTACCGCCCGCGTCGACAAGGCCGGCCAGACCATGACCGAGATCGTCGCCGCCGTGCAGCGGGTCAGCGACATCATGGACGAGATCGCCGCGGCCTCCAGCGAGCAGAGCAACGGCATCTCCCAGGTCAACGACGCCGTCACCCAGATGGATCAGGTGACCCAGCAGAACGCCACCCTGGTGCAGCAGGCGGCCAGTGCCGCCACCCAGCTCGAGGCCGAGGCCGGTCGGCTGCGTGACGTCACCGGCCGCTTCCGCTTGCCCTCGGGGGCCCAGGCACCGAACCACGAGGCCGCCCGCCAGGACGACCTGGCGCGCTGGATGCCGTCGCTGGTGGCCGCTGGCGGCCAGGACGGTGGACGCACACCGGACAGCGCCCGTGGCTCGCAGCCGCCGCGCCAGCGCGATCAGGACCCGAACGAGGAGTGGGAATCCTTCTGA